The following coding sequences lie in one Hyphobacterium sp. CCMP332 genomic window:
- a CDS encoding sigma-54-dependent Fis family transcriptional regulator — protein MRLLIVGSLGGQLHTAAKIAIDRGAKVAQVDTINQATSHLRAGRGADLLMVDASLDIAALIAANEAERITVPVVACGVNVKPDIAAMAIRAGAKEFIPLPPEADLIAAVLAAVADDEQPMIARDPSMQTVIEFANQIAGSDASVLITGESGSGKEVMARYVHNKSKRAAAPFISVNCAAIPENLLESELFGHEKGAFTGAVARRVGKFEEANGGTLLLDEISEMDARLQAKLLRALQEREIDRVGGSGPVKINIRVLATSNRDLLKAVADGSFREDLLFRLNVVNLALPPLRDRPADVVALSEHFARKYAAANGIGDRPISESAKTALLARQWPGNVRELENTMHRAVLLASGQEIGPEAIRMPDGSLFTGGATNPASRAAEAADVAQRHQVGRTVAEVEQDLILETLDHCLGNRTHAANILGISIRTLRNKLKLYTEQGISVAAPGDTRAGAA, from the coding sequence ATGCGTTTGCTCATCGTCGGAAGCCTCGGTGGCCAACTCCACACCGCCGCCAAAATCGCGATTGATCGCGGGGCGAAAGTCGCCCAGGTCGATACCATCAATCAGGCCACCAGCCATCTGCGCGCCGGACGCGGCGCCGATCTGCTCATGGTCGACGCCTCGCTGGATATCGCGGCCCTGATTGCGGCCAACGAAGCCGAGCGGATCACCGTTCCGGTCGTGGCCTGCGGTGTCAACGTGAAGCCGGACATCGCCGCCATGGCGATTCGCGCCGGGGCGAAGGAATTCATCCCGCTGCCGCCGGAAGCCGACCTCATTGCTGCCGTCCTCGCCGCCGTCGCGGATGACGAACAGCCGATGATTGCCCGCGATCCGTCAATGCAGACCGTCATCGAATTTGCCAACCAGATCGCCGGATCCGACGCCAGCGTTCTGATCACCGGCGAAAGCGGTTCCGGCAAGGAAGTCATGGCCCGCTACGTGCACAACAAGTCCAAACGCGCGGCCGCACCCTTTATCTCGGTCAACTGCGCTGCGATCCCGGAAAACCTGCTCGAGTCCGAATTGTTCGGTCACGAGAAAGGCGCCTTTACCGGGGCGGTCGCCCGGCGCGTCGGCAAGTTTGAAGAAGCCAATGGCGGCACATTGCTGCTCGACGAAATCTCGGAAATGGATGCCCGCCTTCAGGCCAAACTCTTGCGCGCCCTGCAGGAGCGCGAGATTGACCGTGTCGGCGGGTCCGGTCCGGTCAAGATCAATATCCGCGTACTGGCCACCTCCAACCGCGACCTGCTCAAGGCTGTCGCGGACGGCAGTTTCCGCGAAGACCTGCTCTTCCGGCTGAACGTGGTGAATCTCGCACTGCCGCCACTGCGCGACCGCCCGGCCGACGTTGTCGCCCTGTCGGAACACTTTGCCCGTAAATATGCAGCGGCCAATGGTATCGGCGACCGCCCCATCTCCGAGAGCGCCAAGACTGCGCTGCTGGCACGGCAATGGCCGGGCAATGTGCGCGAACTGGAAAACACCATGCACCGCGCCGTGCTGCTTGCCTCGGGGCAGGAAATCGGACCGGAAGCCATTCGCATGCCGGACGGCTCGCTGTTTACCGGCGGCGCCACCAATCCGGCCTCGCGGGCCGCGGAAGCCGCCGATGTCGCCCAGCGCCATCAGGTCGGCCGCACGGTCGCCGAGGTGGAACAGGATCTGATCCTGGAAACGCTGGACCATTGCCTCGGCAACCGGACCCATGCGGCCAATATTCTCGGCATTTCGATCCGGACGCTGCGTAACAAGCTCAAACTCTACACCGAGCAAGGCATCAGCGTTGCCGCGCCCGGTGACACGCGCGCAGGAGCGGCCTGA
- a CDS encoding FliH/SctL family protein, with the protein MTQPLPKFDFDRVFSADGEVLRDGQRIKQILTAAEVEEVRQQAFADGENSEAAKAAAVQADAVRAVASQMQLILARLEAESETLRQRSTQLALITAKKLAGAAIADNASEAITGFCATVMKDLRGEPRFNVHCAEAIAGPVAEVLEKTAKESGFEGAVIVRANPDITGADCRLEWGTGSVERTQADIEARVESLIADWLAAPEEDAAPDRACDEDGAQAAAG; encoded by the coding sequence ATGACCCAGCCATTGCCAAAATTCGACTTCGACAGGGTCTTCTCGGCCGATGGCGAAGTGCTGCGCGATGGTCAACGGATCAAACAGATCCTGACGGCTGCGGAAGTCGAGGAAGTGCGCCAGCAAGCCTTTGCCGATGGCGAGAATTCCGAAGCCGCAAAAGCGGCCGCGGTTCAGGCCGATGCCGTAAGGGCTGTTGCCTCACAGATGCAGCTCATTCTGGCGCGGCTGGAAGCCGAATCCGAAACCCTGCGCCAGCGCTCGACACAACTGGCACTGATCACGGCAAAGAAGCTGGCCGGGGCCGCCATTGCCGACAATGCCAGCGAAGCGATCACCGGGTTTTGTGCCACGGTCATGAAAGATTTGCGCGGAGAACCGCGTTTCAACGTGCATTGCGCCGAAGCCATCGCCGGACCTGTGGCGGAAGTCCTCGAGAAGACCGCGAAAGAGTCCGGCTTTGAAGGCGCGGTTATCGTGCGCGCCAACCCCGACATCACCGGCGCGGACTGCCGCCTTGAATGGGGAACGGGCAGCGTGGAGCGCACTCAGGCCGATATTGAAGCGCGTGTCGAGTCGCTGATCGCCGATTGGCTGGCCGCGCCAGAAGAAGATGCCGCACCTGATCGCGCCTGCGACGAGGACGGCGCGCAGGCGGCGGCAGGATAA
- the fliN gene encoding flagellar motor switch protein FliN, which produces MSQDSDLDLPEFDSDTRSGSDVPATTTDGDAAQIVQTLADEDEKTATDLSPVFDVPVNVSAVLGKTHIELNSLLKLKAGSVVELERKVGEAIDIFVNDRLVARGEIVVVDDRLGVTMTEIIKDGDSA; this is translated from the coding sequence ATGTCCCAAGACAGTGATCTCGACCTGCCGGAGTTTGACTCCGACACCCGTTCCGGCAGTGACGTGCCGGCGACAACGACGGACGGTGATGCCGCCCAGATCGTTCAGACGCTCGCAGATGAAGACGAAAAGACGGCGACTGATCTGTCTCCGGTCTTTGATGTTCCCGTCAATGTCTCTGCCGTGCTTGGCAAAACCCATATCGAATTGAATTCACTTCTGAAACTGAAGGCCGGCTCGGTGGTCGAGCTGGAACGAAAAGTGGGCGAAGCGATCGACATTTTCGTCAATGACCGGCTGGTCGCGCGCGGCGAAATCGTCGTCGTCGATGACCGGCTGGGCGTGACCATGACAGAAATCATCAAGGATGGAGATTCGGCATGA